One genomic window of Camelina sativa cultivar DH55 chromosome 5, Cs, whole genome shotgun sequence includes the following:
- the LOC104788032 gene encoding sphinganine C4-monooxygenase 1-like, which produces MMGFAVSDELLGTVAPIVVYWLYSGIYVALSSLESYRLHSKAEEAEKNLVSKSNVVKGVLLQQVVQAVVAILLFTVTGSDAEADKAQQFSILVLARQFVTAMIILDTWQYFMHRYMHHNKFLYKHIHSQHHRLIVPYAYGALYNHPVEGLLLDTVGGALSFLVSGMSPRTSIFFFSFATIKTVDDHCGLWLPGNLFHMVFKNNSAYHDIHHQLYGTKYNFSQPFFVMWDRILGTYMPYSLEKREDGGFEARPTKEFKDDSDLWICGYMFVLSALRFANG; this is translated from the exons ATGATGGGTTTTGCTGTATCGGATGAATTGTTAGGAACTGTGGCTCCGATTGTGGTGTATTGGTTGTATTCTGGGATTTACGTAGCGCTATCGTCTTTGGAGAGTTATAGATTACATTCAAAGGctgaagaagcagagaagaatcTTGTTTCGAAATCTAATGTTGTCAAAGGTGTTCTTCTTCAGCAGGTTGTTCAAGCTGTTGTCGCTATTCTTTTGTTCACG GTGACAGGAAGTGATGCCGAAGCAGACAAAGCGCAACAGTTTTCCATTTTGGTCCTAGCAAGACAGTTTGTGACGGCCATGATAATCCTCGACACATGGCAATACTTCATGCATCGATATATGCATCACAACAAGTTCTTATACAAACATATCCACTCTCAACACCATCGTCTCATCGTCCCATATGCATATGGAGCGTTATACAACCATCCAGTAGAAGGTCTTCTCTTGGATACAGTTGGAGGGGCCTTATCTTTCCTAGTCTCTGGTATGTCACCAAGaacttccatcttcttcttctctttcgcCACAATCAAGACCGTGGATGACCATTGCGGTCTCTGGCTTCCTGGAAACTTGTTCCATATGGTGTTCAAGAACAACTCGGCTTACCATGATATCCATCATCAGCTCTATGGAACCAAATACAATTTTTCTCAGCCTTTCTTTGTCATGTGGGATCGGATTCTGGGAACTTACATGCCTTACTCGCTCGAGAAAAGAGAAGATGGAGGATTCGAAGCACGCCCGACTAAAGAATTCAAAGATGATTCAGATTTGTGGATTTGTggatatatgtttgttttatctGCACTGAGGTTTGCTAATGGATGA